In Rhodothermales bacterium, one DNA window encodes the following:
- a CDS encoding thiamine pyrophosphate-dependent enzyme, whose amino-acid sequence MSDDQKKPTTPPGTKKPALPPGLKKAAGPKGVKPAGPKGVKPAGPPKKATPEGTRKPTLPPKPGGPKRLPGAKPARPPGAKPAMPPGRLVEPAGGDGAPSELTRKDFSSDADVRWCPGCGDYAVLAAVQRVLPELTEKKENTVFISGIGCSSRFPYYMNTYGVHSIHGRAPTVATGLKCANPELDVWLITGDGDALSIGGNHFVHLLRRNLDLQVILFNNQIYGLTKGQYSPTSEPGKVTKSSPYGSLDHPFNPAALALGADATFVARTLDRDPKHMQDMLRAAHGHAGTGFVEVYQNCNIFNDGAFFRYTERDSKPHTTVFLEHGQPLVYDEGTKGLRLDGLKLEAVDLANGAWSTDDCLVYDATDRTLAGLVGRIFWQDDLPQPFGVFYREERPSYERLLREQQAAVTAKRGTGDLHALLRAGETWTIE is encoded by the coding sequence ATGAGCGACGACCAGAAAAAACCGACGACGCCTCCCGGCACCAAGAAGCCCGCGCTCCCGCCCGGCCTGAAGAAAGCCGCCGGGCCGAAAGGCGTGAAGCCAGCGGGGCCGAAGGGTGTGAAGCCCGCCGGCCCGCCGAAAAAGGCGACGCCGGAAGGGACCAGGAAGCCCACGCTCCCGCCGAAGCCCGGCGGCCCGAAACGCCTGCCCGGCGCCAAGCCCGCGCGTCCGCCCGGAGCGAAACCCGCGATGCCGCCCGGCCGCCTCGTCGAGCCCGCCGGCGGCGACGGCGCGCCGTCCGAGCTCACGCGGAAGGACTTCTCCTCCGACGCCGACGTCCGCTGGTGCCCCGGCTGCGGCGACTACGCCGTGCTCGCCGCCGTGCAGCGCGTCTTGCCCGAGCTGACGGAGAAGAAGGAGAACACCGTGTTCATCAGCGGGATCGGCTGCTCCAGCCGCTTCCCGTACTACATGAACACGTACGGCGTCCACTCCATCCACGGCCGCGCCCCGACCGTTGCGACCGGCTTGAAGTGCGCGAATCCCGAGCTCGACGTGTGGCTCATCACCGGCGACGGCGACGCGCTCTCGATCGGCGGCAACCACTTCGTCCACCTGCTCCGCCGGAACCTCGACCTGCAGGTGATCCTCTTCAACAACCAGATCTACGGCCTCACGAAGGGGCAGTACAGCCCGACGAGCGAGCCCGGCAAGGTCACGAAGTCGTCGCCCTACGGCTCACTCGACCACCCGTTCAACCCCGCCGCCCTCGCCCTCGGCGCCGACGCTACGTTCGTCGCCCGCACGCTCGACCGCGACCCGAAGCACATGCAGGACATGCTCCGCGCCGCGCACGGCCACGCCGGCACCGGCTTCGTCGAGGTCTACCAGAACTGCAACATCTTCAACGACGGCGCCTTCTTCCGCTACACCGAGCGCGACTCGAAGCCGCACACGACCGTCTTCCTGGAGCACGGTCAGCCGCTCGTCTACGACGAGGGCACGAAGGGGCTGCGGCTCGACGGGCTGAAGCTCGAAGCCGTCGACCTCGCGAACGGCGCGTGGTCCACCGACGACTGCCTCGTCTACGACGCGACCGACCGGACGCTCGCCGGGCTCGTCGGCCGGATCTTCTGGCAGGACGACCTCCCGCAGCCGTTCGGCGTGTTCTACCGCGAGGAGCGGCCGAGTTACGAGCGGCTCCTCCGCGAGCAGCAGGCCGCCGTCACCGCCAAGCGCGGCACCGGCGATCTCCACGCCCTCCTCCGTGCTGGCGAGACGTGGACCATCGAGTAG
- a CDS encoding T9SS type A sorting domain-containing protein, whose amino-acid sequence MPLVTPRRGLCLLALAALVAVPALAQTVGDCETGRAQADLDVNDVNARVFNTGSLFFGNATVAGDGYLVPKAAGLSPIFAASLWVGGKVDGELRLVGSTYADFEFWPGPLDAAGNPPTDCFLYDRIYRVSRGDVARYLDTGVATDDLRDWPAHLGAPVLDGDGVAGNYDLAGGDEPAISGDQMAWWVMNDRGNAHVNNLTLPLGLEVRVEVFAAASLALAVNQATLYRYRIRYRGSEPLDSAYVAIFVDPDLGDPADDYVGTDTTLHMAFTYNADDDDAGGLNGGYGSRPPALGFMALRTPARLPDGRDNDGDGEVDEAGEPSELYANNVFCPDGFIGPFNALGNYRCLGGLHRDGTPVTEGGDGYMTAGDTLTTFFPGDPVTEQFWSEENIDGTGADDPAGDRQMWPSFGPFRLEPGEETEFTFAIPFARGEDRLDSIVKLREAARYLQRAYDFGLFEPQRLGADFEPTLPSAFALSRPAPNPFGASASFTLTVPEGAETLRLAVYDVLGREVAVLADGMLAPGDHPLVLDGARLAAGVYFVRLQTQRQTESLKLVRIE is encoded by the coding sequence ATGCCGCTGGTTACTCCCCGCCGTGGTCTCTGTCTTCTCGCCCTTGCCGCGCTCGTCGCCGTGCCCGCGCTAGCGCAGACCGTCGGCGACTGCGAAACCGGTCGGGCCCAGGCCGACCTCGACGTCAACGACGTCAACGCGCGCGTCTTCAACACCGGGAGCCTCTTCTTCGGCAACGCGACGGTCGCGGGCGACGGCTACCTCGTCCCCAAGGCGGCCGGTCTTTCGCCCATCTTCGCTGCGAGCCTGTGGGTCGGGGGGAAGGTCGACGGCGAGCTTCGCCTCGTGGGCTCGACCTACGCCGACTTCGAGTTCTGGCCCGGTCCGCTCGACGCCGCTGGCAACCCGCCGACTGACTGCTTTCTCTACGACCGGATCTACCGCGTCTCGCGTGGCGACGTGGCGCGCTACCTCGACACGGGCGTGGCGACGGACGACCTCCGCGATTGGCCCGCCCACCTCGGTGCGCCGGTGCTCGACGGCGATGGCGTGGCGGGGAACTACGACCTCGCAGGCGGCGACGAGCCGGCGATCTCGGGCGATCAGATGGCATGGTGGGTCATGAACGACCGCGGCAACGCGCACGTGAACAATCTGACGCTCCCGCTCGGGCTCGAGGTGCGTGTGGAGGTCTTCGCGGCGGCGTCGCTCGCGCTCGCCGTCAACCAGGCCACGCTCTACCGCTATCGCATCCGGTACCGGGGCAGCGAGCCGCTCGACAGCGCCTACGTCGCGATTTTCGTAGACCCCGACCTCGGGGACCCGGCCGACGACTACGTCGGGACGGACACGACGCTCCATATGGCGTTCACGTACAACGCGGACGACGATGATGCGGGAGGTCTCAACGGGGGCTACGGGTCGCGTCCGCCCGCCCTCGGCTTCATGGCGCTGCGGACGCCGGCCCGGCTGCCCGACGGCCGAGACAACGATGGGGATGGGGAAGTGGATGAAGCGGGCGAGCCGTCGGAGCTGTATGCAAACAATGTTTTCTGCCCCGATGGCTTCATCGGACCCTTCAATGCGCTCGGAAACTACCGGTGCTTGGGGGGGCTGCACCGTGACGGGACGCCCGTGACGGAGGGCGGCGATGGGTATATGACCGCCGGTGATACCCTCACGACGTTTTTCCCCGGTGATCCTGTGACCGAGCAGTTCTGGAGCGAGGAGAACATCGACGGCACGGGCGCAGACGATCCGGCGGGAGATCGACAGATGTGGCCGTCGTTCGGGCCGTTTCGGCTAGAGCCGGGCGAGGAGACCGAGTTCACCTTCGCCATCCCCTTCGCACGCGGCGAAGATCGACTCGACTCCATCGTGAAGCTCCGCGAGGCAGCCCGCTACCTCCAGCGCGCCTACGACTTCGGCCTCTTCGAGCCGCAACGCCTGGGCGCGGACTTCGAGCCCACGCTGCCGTCGGCGTTTGCGCTCTCGCGCCCTGCGCCCAACCCGTTCGGCGCGTCCGCGTCGTTCACGCTGACCGTGCCCGAGGGGGCCGAAACGCTGCGGCTTGCCGTCTACGACGTGCTCGGCCGCGAGGTCGCCGTCCTCGCCGACGGCATGCTCGCGCCGGGTGACCACCCGCTCGTGCTCGACGGCGCGCGCCTCGCGGCGGGCGTCTACTTCGTCCGGCTCCAGACGCAGCGGCAGACGGAATCGCTCAAGCTGGTCCGCATCGAATAG
- a CDS encoding dipeptidase, whose translation MPLPRLVPIVLAATLAACSSAPDSAAQSGPVTAVPDSLLSDGGAVRLGEPERSRLLADDPLWAEALRIHYDAIVTDGHIDTPSLMLDDGYDFGERHPPRAGDQHVDLPKMTEGGLDAPFFSIYVSRSYGETPAATQRALDMIAEAERQMAALDGIEMAYSTADVVRLAREGKRAPLMGLEGGHALQGSVEVLERLAEAGIRYVTLTHSNTNGWADSSGDEPRWNGLNDRGRDLVRAMNRLGVLVDLSHVSDSTFYDALAVTEAPVILSHSSVRALTDHPRNITDDMLRALAANGGVIMINFFSKYIAQDGTNDATLADILDHIDHAVEVAGIDHVGLGSDFDGVPFLPRGMEDATKLPHLTHGLLKRGYSEEDVRKILGGNTLRVLADAERVAAGLRTEG comes from the coding sequence GTGCCCCTCCCCCGCCTCGTCCCCATCGTCCTCGCGGCGACCCTCGCCGCCTGCTCCAGCGCTCCCGACTCCGCCGCGCAGAGTGGGCCCGTCACCGCCGTGCCCGACTCGCTCCTGAGCGACGGCGGGGCCGTCCGCCTCGGCGAGCCCGAGCGCAGCCGCCTCCTCGCCGACGACCCGCTGTGGGCCGAGGCGCTCCGCATCCACTACGACGCGATCGTCACCGACGGCCACATCGACACGCCGTCGCTCATGCTCGACGACGGCTACGACTTCGGCGAGCGCCACCCGCCGCGCGCGGGCGATCAGCACGTCGACCTCCCGAAGATGACGGAGGGCGGGCTCGACGCGCCGTTCTTCTCGATCTACGTCTCCCGTTCCTACGGCGAGACGCCCGCGGCCACGCAGCGCGCGCTCGACATGATCGCCGAGGCCGAGCGGCAGATGGCTGCGCTCGACGGGATCGAGATGGCGTATTCCACGGCCGATGTCGTCCGGCTCGCGCGCGAGGGGAAGCGGGCGCCGCTGATGGGGCTCGAAGGCGGGCACGCGCTCCAGGGCTCCGTCGAGGTCCTCGAACGGCTCGCCGAGGCGGGCATCCGCTATGTCACGCTGACGCACTCCAACACGAACGGCTGGGCCGACTCCTCCGGCGACGAACCTCGCTGGAACGGGCTCAACGACCGGGGCCGCGATCTCGTCCGCGCGATGAACCGGCTCGGCGTGCTCGTCGACCTCTCGCACGTCTCGGACTCGACGTTCTACGACGCCCTCGCCGTCACCGAAGCGCCCGTCATCCTCAGCCACTCCTCCGTCCGCGCCCTCACCGACCACCCGCGCAACATCACCGATGACATGCTCCGCGCGCTCGCCGCGAACGGCGGCGTCATCATGATCAACTTCTTCTCGAAGTACATCGCGCAGGACGGCACGAACGACGCGACACTCGCCGACATCCTCGACCACATCGACCACGCCGTCGAGGTCGCCGGGATCGACCACGTCGGGCTCGGGTCGGACTTCGACGGGGTACCGTTCCTGCCGCGCGGGATGGAGGACGCGACGAAGCTACCGCACCTCACCCACGGCCTGCTCAAGCGCGGCTATAGCGAGGAGGACGTGCGGAAGATCCTCGGCGGCAACACCCTCCGCGTCCTCGCCGACGCCGAGCGCGTTGCGGCCGGACTGCGGACCGAAGGCTGA
- a CDS encoding PorV/PorQ family protein: MRFLLVLFLLAAAAPASAQLLPAFGEDRAGTSGFQFLKVPVDARGAALGGTVVASADDASALFWNPALAARGGTQIGLATASYVADVKLHYAAGFTQINTPLGAATVGLSLQALDSGEMDVTTEFSGPSGTGETFRLVDIALGVTVSQALTDLFSYGVTGKYVRESAADVSAQAGLLDLGVAYRVGDTGVRFGVAIRNFGFQISPGGTIARTTLDGTVEEVEFEGIEPPTTFLLGVSYKPLQALGFDTGGPHDVTVSGQLTNPNDNAERFNIGTEYVWNETLALRAGYEFGLEEATVPSFGVGLVVPGLGPDLRVDYGFNRFDRLGNIHRIGLNLRLN, translated from the coding sequence ATGCGCTTCCTCCTCGTTCTCTTCCTGCTCGCGGCAGCCGCGCCGGCGAGCGCCCAGCTCCTCCCCGCCTTCGGCGAGGACCGGGCCGGGACCTCGGGCTTCCAGTTCCTCAAGGTGCCGGTCGACGCCCGCGGCGCCGCCCTCGGCGGGACCGTCGTGGCGAGCGCCGACGACGCGAGCGCGCTCTTCTGGAACCCCGCCCTCGCCGCGCGCGGCGGCACGCAGATCGGCCTCGCGACGGCCAGCTACGTCGCCGACGTGAAGCTCCACTACGCCGCCGGCTTCACCCAGATCAACACGCCGCTCGGCGCGGCGACGGTCGGCCTCAGCCTGCAGGCGCTCGACTCCGGCGAGATGGACGTGACGACGGAGTTCTCCGGCCCCTCCGGCACCGGCGAGACGTTCCGTCTCGTCGACATCGCCCTCGGTGTGACGGTCTCGCAGGCGCTCACCGACCTGTTCTCCTACGGCGTGACCGGCAAATACGTCCGCGAGTCGGCGGCCGACGTCTCTGCGCAGGCGGGCCTGCTCGACCTCGGCGTGGCGTACCGCGTCGGCGACACCGGCGTCCGCTTCGGCGTGGCGATCCGCAACTTCGGCTTCCAGATCAGCCCCGGCGGCACGATCGCGCGGACGACGCTCGACGGCACCGTAGAGGAGGTGGAGTTCGAGGGGATCGAGCCGCCGACGACGTTCCTGCTCGGCGTGAGCTACAAGCCGCTCCAGGCGCTCGGCTTCGACACAGGCGGGCCGCACGATGTCACTGTCTCCGGCCAACTCACGAACCCGAACGACAACGCCGAGCGCTTCAACATCGGCACGGAGTACGTCTGGAACGAGACGCTCGCGCTCCGCGCCGGCTACGAGTTCGGCCTCGAAGAGGCGACCGTGCCCAGCTTCGGCGTCGGCCTCGTCGTGCCCGGCCTCGGCCCCGACCTCCGCGTGGACTACGGGTTCAACCGGTTCGACCGGCTCGGCAACATCCACCGCATCGGCCTCAACCTCCGGCTGAACTGA
- a CDS encoding TonB-dependent receptor, which yields MRFALRLALVLPLLACSVSIAAAQGRLVGTVTDSDTGESLPGVNVLVLGTSRGAATNFDGEYAIEGLRAGDYTVQASFVGYETKQFTGIEVNTGGVTTLNIELGEAVLETGGEIVVIGERPLVDVEQSSSAYTVGRDEIAAAPVREVQAVVATQAGVVQDPTGLYIRGGRADETGFIVDGVSAKDPLSGTGFGLDLGANAFAEVEVTTGGVGADIGGATSGVVSVTTRDGGDEFGGSFSHKRDNVGFNDDWGSTWNQEIYEASLSGPILPGKLRFFSSGQVRFSDEFTRFVSTPTQVESSLFDGTGWMPRTDNRWSGLGKLTYLPKPGMKLQGSYQRSLTVNQNTRMLQVTGNDDVIRPGYQYAFALQPDNANTYAHDNNIAYLKWTHVLNNQSYYEVQASRLFTRLRADANGRDWRPDDVSAELDPASIVDFPASLFVDANGNPVDPNVLYVLPGPGLFNNGGLATRWHDHFAEEVVLKGSYTRFTANRGYEVRAGFDVKLNDLQWIDIIRPWIGAPIVTAEGDTTRSNRLGEASDVWRVKPRQTALFVQNQFRYNGLIANVGLRAEFWAPGKYVDDLVADSVYTIPTAIREGYLDESFGLFGLRWKTRLLPKLRVSFPVRENQVLFFNYGHSMRQPHPTFVYTNLDPFYQDRSFFGDLGNPNLNPEVDISYELGFRNQITQNDALTVTAFWRDKFDFITVASVSVQDATGRTTNRALRVNGDFARVRGIEVSYIKRIADWFRGQINASYSRATGLASTNSEALQDLIQDGNVDNTFETPLAWDRPLDIKASTTFSYDRPNALWGVPGLNRFQLYLSSTFRSGQRYTPVEFIGNEVNPFTGDRDWRPIYETVDDPERRFSEVGKAWWWFDFNLQRRVAVVGQDLVFSLEVTNVFNQQNAVLVNPVTGEGYPDVEAGTDFTTLRGNSAYDVASNLRDPRYEDPNTSGLPPLNPARFLPPRHVLIGVSFEF from the coding sequence ATGCGTTTCGCGCTGCGCCTCGCGCTCGTTCTCCCGCTCCTCGCCTGCTCGGTCTCGATCGCCGCGGCGCAGGGCCGCCTCGTCGGCACCGTCACCGACTCCGACACGGGCGAGAGCCTGCCCGGCGTCAACGTCCTCGTCCTCGGCACCAGCCGCGGCGCGGCGACGAACTTCGACGGCGAGTACGCCATCGAAGGGCTCCGCGCGGGGGACTACACCGTGCAGGCGTCGTTCGTCGGGTACGAGACGAAGCAGTTCACCGGGATCGAGGTCAACACCGGTGGTGTCACGACGCTCAACATCGAACTCGGCGAGGCCGTGCTCGAAACCGGCGGCGAGATCGTCGTCATCGGCGAGCGCCCGCTCGTCGACGTCGAGCAGTCGTCGAGCGCGTACACGGTCGGGCGCGATGAGATCGCGGCGGCGCCGGTGCGCGAGGTGCAGGCCGTCGTCGCCACGCAGGCGGGCGTCGTGCAGGACCCGACGGGGCTCTACATCCGCGGCGGGCGGGCCGACGAGACCGGCTTCATCGTGGACGGCGTGAGCGCCAAAGACCCGCTCTCCGGGACGGGCTTCGGGCTCGACCTCGGGGCGAACGCCTTCGCCGAAGTCGAGGTCACGACAGGCGGCGTCGGGGCCGACATCGGCGGGGCCACGTCCGGCGTCGTCTCGGTGACGACGCGCGACGGCGGCGACGAGTTTGGCGGCTCGTTCTCGCACAAGCGCGACAACGTCGGCTTCAACGACGACTGGGGCTCGACGTGGAACCAGGAGATCTACGAGGCCTCGCTCTCCGGCCCGATCCTCCCCGGCAAGCTCCGCTTCTTCAGCTCCGGCCAGGTCCGTTTCTCCGACGAGTTCACGCGCTTCGTCTCGACGCCGACGCAGGTCGAGTCCTCCCTCTTCGACGGGACGGGCTGGATGCCGCGCACCGACAACCGCTGGAGCGGGCTCGGCAAGCTGACGTATCTCCCGAAGCCGGGGATGAAGCTGCAGGGCAGCTACCAGCGCTCGCTTACGGTCAACCAGAACACGCGGATGCTGCAAGTGACGGGGAACGATGACGTGATCCGGCCCGGCTACCAGTACGCCTTCGCGCTCCAGCCCGACAACGCGAACACATACGCGCACGACAACAACATCGCGTACCTCAAGTGGACGCACGTCCTCAACAACCAGTCGTACTACGAGGTGCAGGCCAGCCGGCTCTTCACGCGGCTCCGCGCCGACGCGAACGGCCGCGACTGGCGGCCCGACGACGTCAGCGCCGAGCTCGACCCGGCCAGCATCGTCGACTTCCCGGCCTCGCTCTTCGTCGACGCGAATGGCAACCCCGTCGACCCGAACGTGCTCTACGTCCTCCCCGGGCCGGGCCTCTTCAACAACGGCGGCCTCGCCACGCGCTGGCACGACCACTTCGCCGAGGAGGTCGTGCTCAAGGGGAGCTACACGCGGTTCACCGCGAACCGCGGCTACGAGGTCCGCGCCGGCTTCGACGTGAAGCTCAACGACCTCCAGTGGATCGACATCATCCGCCCGTGGATCGGCGCGCCGATCGTGACGGCGGAGGGCGACACGACGCGCTCGAACCGGCTCGGCGAGGCCTCCGACGTGTGGCGGGTGAAGCCGCGGCAGACGGCGCTCTTCGTGCAGAACCAGTTCCGCTACAACGGCCTCATCGCGAACGTCGGCCTCCGCGCCGAATTCTGGGCGCCGGGCAAGTACGTCGACGACCTCGTGGCCGACAGCGTGTACACAATCCCCACGGCGATCCGCGAGGGCTACCTCGACGAGTCGTTCGGGCTCTTCGGGCTGCGCTGGAAGACGCGGCTCCTGCCGAAGCTCCGCGTGAGCTTCCCCGTCCGCGAGAACCAGGTGCTCTTCTTCAACTACGGGCACTCGATGCGGCAGCCGCACCCGACGTTCGTCTACACCAACCTCGACCCGTTCTACCAGGACCGCTCGTTCTTCGGCGACCTCGGGAATCCGAACCTCAACCCCGAGGTCGACATCTCGTACGAGCTCGGCTTCCGCAACCAGATCACGCAGAACGACGCGCTGACGGTGACGGCGTTCTGGCGCGACAAGTTCGACTTCATCACCGTCGCGAGCGTGTCCGTCCAAGACGCCACGGGGCGGACGACGAACCGCGCGCTCCGTGTCAACGGCGACTTCGCGCGCGTCCGTGGCATCGAGGTCAGCTACATCAAGCGGATCGCCGACTGGTTCCGCGGCCAGATCAACGCCTCGTACTCCCGCGCTACCGGCCTCGCCTCGACCAACTCCGAGGCGCTGCAGGACCTCATCCAGGACGGGAATGTGGACAACACGTTCGAGACGCCGCTCGCGTGGGACCGCCCGCTCGATATCAAGGCGAGCACGACGTTCTCCTACGACCGCCCGAACGCGCTCTGGGGTGTGCCCGGCCTCAACCGCTTCCAGCTCTACCTCTCGTCCACGTTCCGCAGCGGGCAGCGCTACACGCCCGTCGAGTTCATCGGCAACGAGGTCAACCCGTTCACCGGCGACCGCGACTGGCGCCCGATCTACGAGACCGTCGACGACCCCGAGCGGCGGTTCTCCGAGGTCGGCAAGGCGTGGTGGTGGTTCGACTTCAACCTCCAGCGCCGCGTGGCCGTCGTCGGGCAGGACCTCGTGTTCTCGCTCGAAGTAACGAACGTGTTCAACCAGCAGAACGCCGTCCTCGTGAACCCCGTGACGGGCGAGGGCTACCCCGACGTCGAGGCCGGGACGGACTTCACGACGCTCCGTGGCAACAGCGCCTACGACGTGGCGAGCAACCTCCGCGACCCGCGCTACGAGGACCCCAACACGAGCGGGCTCCCGCCGCTCAACCCCGCCCGCTTCCTCCCGCCGCGCCACGTCCTCATCGGCGTGAGCTTCGAGTTTTAA
- a CDS encoding T9SS type A sorting domain-containing protein → MKTATRLLALVAMLVPFVQTAAAQTEVTIREINSVPTENLATLQALGIDATQADVDDNITFPLDGQEVLFTAVVLTDPFNSGNASWVDATNTPGRVHVFVRDTTANSEGYAGMTIQIVDGSASVLTMVPGSVYDIIGTVDPFGTTVQISPSVFELVGTYQSLGLPDAIVEPIAVSTDDLNRVVGQDGDGNDLYQANWTNFNVYNNEYVFFDEAVVEASVAADAGRPNFQWRSSGASAVVNSDDISLRYRNDRNGGPGYPNPPYATRSPEDPFVPPSTGAVIQVQGFVSFPTFDFDNDIEPGAAAFTVAPWTDDDLQSLESPPVFGAIQGPDDVPGDAPVTISVGVTQGSAPVASVVLSYESTDGASGDVTLTDDGSGVFSGQVPAVADGAFVTYSITATDTDGDSSTSPARTYRVLFNGIQRIEDIQLTADGGPGASPFAGITTTNIALQGIVMSDVETSGFLTIQDNETLAPWTGIFVEVTVDIAGLGLQPGDRVSVSEATIAENFGVTELQDATLTVTSSGDPYAYKVVPTGVLAQDDATAEAHEGMALRFVNVTITQENADPGATSTGCPEGAGFGEWAFSSDGTEANAIRADDASDAIDCGFNIDTFDDGMMVGAIQGIWTFSFGNYKLLPESADDIMITVDAESDALAAGFALDRAFPNPFSSATKIAFEVGEAGPVSLVVYDVLGREVAVLVDGTLAADRYEADFDAGGLAAGVYVYRLTAGDVVLTGRMTLVK, encoded by the coding sequence ATGAAAACCGCTACCCGATTGCTCGCCCTCGTGGCGATGCTCGTCCCCTTCGTTCAGACGGCGGCGGCGCAGACCGAGGTGACGATCCGTGAGATCAACAGCGTCCCCACCGAGAACCTCGCCACGCTTCAGGCGCTCGGCATCGACGCGACGCAGGCCGATGTGGACGACAACATCACCTTTCCGCTCGACGGGCAGGAAGTGCTCTTCACGGCCGTCGTGCTCACGGACCCCTTCAACTCCGGCAACGCCTCGTGGGTCGACGCGACGAACACGCCGGGCCGCGTCCACGTCTTCGTCCGCGACACCACGGCGAACTCCGAGGGCTACGCCGGCATGACGATCCAGATCGTCGACGGCTCGGCCTCCGTGCTCACGATGGTACCCGGCTCCGTTTACGACATCATCGGCACGGTCGACCCGTTCGGGACGACGGTCCAGATCAGCCCGAGCGTGTTCGAGCTCGTCGGGACGTACCAGAGCCTCGGCCTGCCGGACGCGATCGTCGAGCCGATCGCGGTCTCGACGGACGACCTCAACCGGGTCGTCGGGCAGGACGGTGACGGCAACGACCTCTACCAGGCCAACTGGACGAACTTCAACGTCTACAACAACGAGTACGTTTTCTTCGACGAAGCCGTCGTTGAGGCGAGCGTGGCCGCCGACGCGGGCCGCCCGAACTTCCAGTGGCGCTCCTCAGGCGCGAGCGCCGTGGTGAACTCCGACGACATCTCGCTCCGCTACCGCAACGACCGCAACGGCGGGCCGGGCTACCCCAACCCGCCCTACGCGACGCGCTCCCCCGAGGACCCGTTCGTGCCGCCGTCCACGGGCGCCGTCATCCAGGTCCAGGGCTTCGTCAGCTTCCCGACGTTCGACTTCGATAACGACATCGAGCCCGGTGCCGCCGCGTTTACCGTCGCGCCGTGGACAGACGACGACCTCCAGTCGCTCGAGTCGCCGCCGGTCTTCGGCGCGATCCAGGGTCCCGACGACGTGCCCGGCGACGCGCCGGTGACGATCTCCGTCGGCGTGACGCAGGGCTCCGCTCCGGTTGCCAGCGTCGTGCTCTCGTACGAGTCGACGGACGGCGCCTCCGGCGACGTGACGCTCACCGACGACGGCTCCGGCGTCTTTAGTGGCCAGGTCCCCGCCGTCGCCGACGGCGCGTTCGTGACGTACTCCATCACCGCGACGGACACCGACGGCGACTCGTCGACGAGCCCCGCCAGGACGTACCGCGTGCTCTTCAACGGCATCCAGCGCATCGAGGACATCCAACTCACCGCGGACGGCGGCCCCGGCGCCAGCCCGTTCGCCGGCATCACGACGACGAACATCGCCCTCCAGGGCATCGTGATGAGCGACGTCGAGACCTCGGGCTTCCTCACGATCCAGGACAACGAGACGCTCGCCCCGTGGACCGGCATCTTCGTCGAGGTCACGGTCGACATCGCGGGCCTCGGGCTCCAGCCCGGCGACCGCGTCTCGGTCTCCGAAGCGACGATCGCCGAGAACTTCGGCGTGACTGAGCTTCAGGACGCCACGCTGACTGTGACCTCGAGCGGCGATCCCTACGCTTACAAGGTCGTCCCGACGGGCGTGCTCGCGCAGGACGACGCGACGGCGGAAGCCCACGAGGGTATGGCGCTTCGCTTCGTGAACGTCACGATTACGCAGGAGAACGCTGACCCGGGCGCTACCAGCACGGGCTGCCCCGAAGGGGCCGGCTTCGGCGAGTGGGCGTTCTCCTCGGACGGCACGGAGGCGAATGCCATCCGCGCCGACGACGCCTCCGACGCCATCGACTGCGGGTTCAACATCGACACGTTCGACGACGGGATGATGGTCGGTGCGATCCAGGGGATCTGGACCTTCTCCTTCGGCAACTACAAGCTGCTGCCGGAGAGCGCGGATGACATCATGATCACGGTCGACGCCGAGAGCGACGCGCTGGCAGCCGGCTTCGCGCTCGACCGCGCGTTCCCGAACCCGTTCTCGTCCGCGACGAAGATCGCGTTCGAGGTCGGCGAGGCCGGCCCCGTCTCGCTCGTGGTCTACGACGTGCTCGGCCGTGAGGTCGCGGTGCTCGTCGACGGCACGCTTGCGGCGGACCGCTACGAGGCAGACTTCGACGCGGGCGGCCTCGCCGCTGGCGTTTACGTCTACCGCCTTACCGCGGGCGACGTGGTCCTCACCGGCCGCATGACGCTCGTCAAGTAA